The proteins below are encoded in one region of Carettochelys insculpta isolate YL-2023 chromosome 14, ASM3395843v1, whole genome shotgun sequence:
- the CEBPA gene encoding CCAAT/enhancer-binding protein alpha has product MEQANFYEVDSRPPMSSSSHLQTPQSGSAYSYRDAPSAATPAAGGAELSDICENENSIDISAYIDPAAFNDEFLADLFQHSKQQEKAKAALAGEFDFHSMHGASAAALGQGHPPPPQHHPPQLFGCLAGYTDSKPEPLYERIAAPSLRPLVIKQEPLEEAEDKQAALAALYPHLPPQQHPSHLQYQIAHCAQTTMHLQPGHPTPPPTPVPSPHHPHHQSGGLPAAGLKLLSADQRAKTKKSVDKNSNEYRVRRERNNIAVRKSRDKAKQRNAETQQKVMELTSDNDRLRKRVEQLTRELETLRGIFRQLPESSLVKAMGNCA; this is encoded by the coding sequence ATGGAGCAAGCCAACTTCTACGAGGTCGACTCCCGGCCGCcgatgagcagcagcagccacctccagACACCCCAGTCCGGCAGCGCCTACAGCTACAGAGACGCTCCCTCGGCTGCGACACCTGCTGCGGGAGGAGCGGAGCTGAGCGACATCTGCGAGAACGAGAACTCTATCGACATCAGCGCCTACATCGACCCGGCCGCCTTCAACGACGAGTTCCTGGCCGACCTCTTCCAGCACAGCAAGCAGCAGGAGAAAGCCAAGGCCGCCCTGGCGGGGGAGTTCGACTTCCACAGCATGCACGGGGCCAGCGCAGccgccctgggccagggccacCCGCCGCCTCCGCAGCACCACCCGCCGCAGCTCTTTGGCTGCCTGGCCGGCTACACGGACAGCAAGCCGGAGCCCCTGTACGAGCGCATCGCCGCCCCCAGCTTGCGGCCCCTGGTGATTAAACAGGAGCCCCTGGAGGAAGCGGAGGACAAGCAGGCGGCTCTGGCTGCGCTCTACCCCCACCTGCCGCCGCAGCAGCACCCGTCCCATCTCCAGTACCAGATCGCCCACTGCGCGCAGACCACCATGCACCTCCAGCCCGGCCACCCCACGCCGCCTCCCACCCCCGTGCCCAGCCCGCACCACCCGCACCACCAGAGCGGCGGCCTACCCGCCGCCGGCCTCAAGCTGCTGTCCGCGGATCAGCGGGCCAAGACGAAAAAGTCCGTGGACAAGAACAGCAACGAGTACCGGGTGCGCCGGGAGCGCAACAACATCGCGGTGCGCAAGAGCCGGGACAAGGCCAAGCAGCGCAACGCGGAGACGCAGCAGAAGGTGATGGAGCTCACCAGTGACAATGACCGGCTGCGCAAGCGGGTGGAGCAGCTCACCAGGGAGCTGGAGACACTCAGGGGCATCTTCAGGCAGTTGCCCGAGAGCTCCTTGGTCAAGGCCATGGGCAACTGCGCCTGA